A genomic segment from Barrientosiimonas humi encodes:
- the lpdA gene encoding dihydrolipoyl dehydrogenase has product MSAESAPTYDIVILGGGSGGYACAFRAAELGMSVALVEKDKLGGTCLHRGCIPTKALLHAAEVADSAREGEKFGVKTSLESIDMAGVHSYKDGVVGRLYKGLQGLAKAHKIELVEGEGKLTSPTTVQVGDRTLTGKNVVLATGSYAKTLPGLEVGGRIVTSDQALTLDWVPERVVVLGGGVIGVEFASVYRSFGAQVTVVEALPRLVAAEDEAVSKQLERAFKKRKIDVRTGVRFAGATDDGDKVTVQLEGADPIEADLLLVAVGRGPVTEGLGYEEVGVSTDRGYVTADERCRTSVDGVYAVGDIVPGLQLAHRGFQQGIFVAEEIAGKQPAVLAESGIPRVTYCDPEIASVGLTEAQAKEQHGEVETYEYNLGGNGKSQILQTQGFVKLVRAKDGPVVGVHMVGARMGEQVGEAQLIVGWEALPDDVAPMIHAHPTQNESLGEAHLALAGKPLHAHS; this is encoded by the coding sequence ATGAGTGCCGAGTCCGCACCGACGTACGACATCGTGATCCTCGGAGGCGGCAGTGGCGGCTATGCCTGCGCGTTCCGGGCGGCCGAGCTCGGGATGTCGGTGGCGCTCGTCGAGAAGGACAAGCTGGGCGGCACCTGCCTGCACCGCGGCTGCATCCCGACCAAGGCGCTGCTGCACGCGGCCGAGGTCGCCGACTCCGCCCGCGAGGGCGAGAAGTTCGGCGTGAAGACGTCGCTGGAGTCGATCGACATGGCGGGCGTGCACTCCTACAAGGACGGTGTCGTCGGCCGCCTCTACAAGGGTCTGCAGGGGCTCGCCAAGGCGCACAAGATCGAGCTGGTCGAGGGCGAGGGCAAGCTCACCTCCCCCACCACGGTGCAGGTCGGCGACCGCACCCTCACCGGCAAGAACGTCGTGCTGGCGACCGGCTCCTACGCCAAGACGCTGCCCGGCCTGGAGGTCGGTGGCCGCATCGTCACCAGCGACCAGGCGCTCACCCTCGACTGGGTCCCTGAGCGCGTCGTGGTGCTCGGTGGCGGCGTGATCGGCGTCGAGTTCGCCTCTGTCTACAGGTCTTTCGGCGCTCAGGTCACCGTGGTGGAGGCACTCCCCCGGCTCGTCGCGGCCGAGGACGAGGCGGTCTCCAAGCAGCTCGAGCGGGCGTTCAAGAAGCGCAAGATCGACGTCAGGACCGGGGTGAGGTTCGCCGGCGCCACCGACGACGGCGACAAGGTCACCGTGCAGCTCGAGGGCGCCGACCCGATCGAGGCCGACCTGCTGCTCGTGGCCGTCGGGCGCGGCCCGGTCACCGAGGGCCTCGGCTACGAGGAGGTCGGGGTGAGCACCGACCGGGGCTACGTCACCGCCGACGAGCGTTGTCGTACGTCCGTCGACGGCGTCTATGCCGTCGGCGACATCGTGCCAGGTCTGCAGCTGGCGCACCGCGGGTTCCAGCAGGGCATCTTCGTGGCCGAGGAGATCGCCGGGAAGCAGCCGGCGGTGCTCGCCGAGTCGGGCATCCCGCGGGTGACCTACTGCGACCCCGAGATCGCCTCGGTCGGCCTCACCGAGGCACAGGCCAAGGAGCAGCACGGCGAGGTCGAGACCTACGAGTACAACCTCGGCGGCAACGGTAAGAGCCAGATCCTGCAGACCCAGGGCTTCGTCAAGCTGGTGCGTGCCAAGGACGGCCCCGTCGTCGGCGTGCACATGGTCGGCGCCCGCATGGGCGAGCAGGTCGGCGAGGCCCAGCTCATCGTCGGCTGGGAGGCCCTGCCCGACGACGTCGCGCCGATGATCCATGCCCACCCCACCCAGAACGAGTCGCTCGGCGAGGCGCACCTGGCGCTCGCCGGCAAGCCGCTCCACGCGCACTCCTGA
- a CDS encoding DUF5302 domain-containing protein, with the protein MADSSRRDAAGDDNAAQVGPDEETKRKFREALEKKQAHGGRDVSDHSAHSKVAGAHDAETSGAQQMFRRKSGPGS; encoded by the coding sequence ATGGCCGACAGCTCACGACGGGACGCGGCAGGCGACGACAACGCGGCGCAGGTGGGCCCCGACGAGGAGACCAAGCGCAAGTTCCGCGAGGCGCTCGAGAAGAAGCAGGCGCACGGCGGCCGCGACGTGTCCGACCACTCGGCCCACTCCAAGGTCGCCGGCGCCCATGACGCCGAGACCTCCGGGGCCCAGCAGATGTTCCGCAGGAAGTCCGGCCCCGGCTCCTGA
- a CDS encoding leucyl aminopeptidase — MTTLTLTDKDASTVKADVLVLLAGKNDDGVALIPTHGLADESVEHVNATLAAIGAGGGPDETIKLTGVPGVASPLVVVSGTGLTGEPKASDHETIRAAAGAAVRGLAGTKHVALTAPGPSSELAGAVAEGALFGAYAFTTYRTAANPGKEPVAKVSVISAAARTAAAKAAARRAEIVADTQAFARDLVNTPPNDLFPASFTDRVKKRLSGSKVKVSVLDEKQLAKADCGGLVGVGRGSARPPRLVTLSYKPAKATKHVAIVGKGITFDSGGLCIKPAQSMITMKCDMAGAAAAAAAIEAVARLELPVAVTAYLCLAENMTGSDAQRPGDVVTMHNGKTVEIINTDAEGRLVMADGLSFASELKPDAVVDIATLTGAAMMALGLRTTAVLSNDEEASQRMLAAAERVGERQWPMPLNEELRKAMDSEVADVKHTGERQGGMITAALFLREFVGAGEDGVQLPWVHLDIAGPAFNEGSAYGYTPKGATGHGVRSLVGFVEAHA; from the coding sequence GTGACGACCCTGACCCTCACCGACAAGGACGCCAGCACCGTCAAGGCCGACGTGCTCGTGCTGCTGGCTGGCAAGAACGACGACGGCGTCGCCCTGATCCCGACGCACGGGCTGGCCGACGAGTCGGTCGAGCACGTCAACGCGACCCTCGCCGCGATCGGCGCCGGCGGAGGGCCCGACGAGACCATCAAGCTCACGGGGGTGCCCGGCGTCGCGAGCCCGTTGGTCGTGGTGTCCGGCACCGGACTGACCGGCGAGCCCAAGGCCTCCGACCACGAGACGATCCGCGCCGCCGCGGGTGCCGCGGTGCGCGGCCTCGCCGGCACCAAGCACGTCGCGCTCACCGCCCCCGGCCCGAGCTCGGAGCTGGCCGGAGCGGTCGCCGAGGGAGCGCTCTTCGGGGCGTACGCCTTCACGACCTACCGCACGGCCGCCAACCCCGGGAAGGAGCCGGTCGCCAAGGTCAGCGTGATCTCCGCCGCGGCCCGCACCGCCGCCGCCAAGGCCGCGGCCCGTCGGGCCGAGATCGTCGCCGACACACAGGCTTTCGCGCGCGACCTGGTCAACACTCCCCCGAACGACCTGTTCCCGGCCTCGTTCACCGACCGGGTCAAGAAGCGCCTCTCGGGCTCCAAGGTCAAGGTGTCCGTGCTGGACGAGAAGCAGCTGGCCAAGGCCGACTGCGGCGGTCTCGTCGGCGTCGGTCGCGGCTCGGCGCGCCCGCCGCGCCTGGTGACCCTGTCGTACAAGCCCGCCAAGGCGACCAAGCACGTCGCGATCGTCGGCAAGGGCATCACCTTCGACTCCGGCGGCCTGTGCATCAAGCCGGCGCAGAGCATGATCACGATGAAGTGCGACATGGCCGGCGCGGCCGCCGCGGCCGCCGCCATCGAGGCCGTCGCGCGGCTGGAGCTGCCGGTCGCGGTCACCGCCTACCTGTGCCTCGCCGAGAACATGACCGGCTCCGACGCGCAGCGCCCGGGCGACGTGGTCACCATGCACAACGGCAAGACGGTCGAGATCATCAACACCGACGCCGAGGGCCGCCTGGTGATGGCCGACGGGCTGTCGTTCGCCTCCGAGCTCAAGCCCGACGCCGTCGTCGACATCGCCACGCTCACCGGCGCGGCGATGATGGCGCTGGGCCTGCGCACCACCGCGGTGCTGTCCAACGACGAGGAGGCCTCGCAGCGCATGCTCGCGGCCGCCGAGCGGGTCGGCGAGCGGCAGTGGCCGATGCCCCTCAACGAGGAGCTGCGCAAGGCGATGGACTCCGAGGTCGCCGACGTCAAGCACACCGGTGAGCGCCAGGGCGGCATGATCACCGCCGCGCTGTTCCTGCGCGAGTTCGTCGGCGCGGGCGAGGACGGCGTCCAGCTGCCGTGGGTGCACCTCGACATCGCCGGCCCCGCCTTCAACGAGGGCAGCGCCTACGGCTACACGCCCAAGGGCGCCACCGGCCACGGCGTACGTTCGCTGGTCGGCTTTGTGGAGGCGCACGCCTGA